AGTGATTATTTGGTAGGAAACAGTCTGAGTGTAGCAGATATTGCCGCAGCGGCCTTACTAAGTCCTTTAGCGCTGATTCCCCAGTACCGTCAGGAATATCCCTGGTTGTTTGAACGCATTGTACAAGTCCATCAACTGTGTGGCGAACCATTACCACCGGGATTAGGGACACTTCGGCAAGCTCAGTGCATCGCTGGGGATTAGGGACTGGGGACTGGGGACACAACGACCGCTCAGTGCATCGCTGGGGACTGGGGACTGGGGACACAACGACCGCTCAGTGCATCGCTGGGGACTGGGGACACAACGACCGCTCAGTGCATCGCTGGGGACTGGGGACACAACGACCGCTCAGTGCATCGCTGGGGACTGGGGACTGGGGACACAACGACCGCTCAGTGCATCGCTGGGGACACAACGACCGCTCAGTGCATCGCTGGGGACTGGAGACAAATGACCAATGACAAATGACAAATGACCAATGACAAATGACCAATGACAAATGACAAATAACAAATGAAGCGGATAAGATTTTTGATTTTGAGCGTCAGCATGAGCATTTTGGTGGGGTTAGGTAGCCATTGGGGAACAGCAGTAATGGCGTTACCACCACCAGAGGATACACCGGAGGAAATATTACGGACCGAGATAATTATAGAAGCGCGATCGCCTGTTGATGGCAAGGCGCTAACTGCTGCTGAATACGCCGAATTGCAAGAGCAGCTACAACTTAGTCCTCCACCAAAATTGAATACCAAAATACGGCAAACTCTCTACTTATTGCAGTTACGGAAGACATTGCTGCAATTTTTCCCCTTTTTAGATATTTGACTGGCAATAATAGATACAAAGCTGCATCAAAAAATAGTTGATAGGCTGGTGATGTATCCATATTGTAAAATCTATGCATAAAATAAAGAGACAACAAAGAATGTAATTCCAGTTGTTGGTTCTAGCGTACACAGTCAAAACCAAGGGAAAACAGTATCAAGCTATTGAATAAGCGATGATACGACACAATTCATTGTTATCTAGTTAATTGGCAGGCGATTTAAATTTTTCATTGACTTAAAGTCTATAATGTTACAGACCAACGAAAACGAAACAATAACCAATGCTGAATGAGTGTTATCTGCTAACTCCCTAAATACCTCATCGTTCTTTCTATAAAGATGATGAATCCTACTTGAATCTTGTGTCGTTCCTTACTAGTGGCTAAATTAGCTGACATACCAGCACATTATTATACATCTTGATTCTTGAGATTTTTGTTTTTCAATAACCGAATGACCTTGCATACCATTAACATTGAATTCTATGTACCGATCACAGCAAATGTTTAGTTTTTGTCTTTTAAACTCAGCAATTTTAACCGACAAAAATTATTTATTACAAATATTTTAAAATCTAAATCAAGTTACAATATTAATTGTAAATTCAAATAAAAATTAAGTGTTCACCATTAAAAACCAGCTAAAACTAAATTAACAAGAGCAAGTTTTAATAGCTTAACACGCTGGATTTTCTAGACTAATCAAGAGGCTGACAAGCCGCAATCAATTTAGCAAATTTAAGTAGCGATAAATGCAGTAGGATTGGCTGAATCCAAACTTAACGCTTGTGGACAGGATGCAGCCTACTGCACCGCTGGAAACAAGAATTATCCAATGATGTCCGAATGATGTCTAGTAAATAAAGAGCAGAAGAGATGTATCTGGCACATTCATTTATAAGTGACGACAAGAAGCACCACTCTCAGCAGCCGTTAATTTTGGCAGTAGAAGATCATGATGATAGTCTACTGTTGATTAGTTATGCACTTGAGTCACTTGGCTGTAGATTCATTTGTCAAACAGACAGTGCTACCACATTACTGGTAGCGAAAGAGCATCAGCCAGACTTGATCATGTTGGATATTTTTTTACCTGGACTGAGTGGGATCGAGGTGGTGTATTATCTGAAGCAAGATCCGCTCACTTCCCACATTCCAGTTGTCGCAGTCACAGCTTTAGCAACTAGGGAGGATCGAGAATCTCTGCTGAAGGCGGGTTTTAATGATTACATCAGCAAACCTTACATGATTGAGGACTTAGAGACTGTAATTCGCCGTCACCTTTATAGCAAGCTTGAACCTCAGCCAGCTTTAGAGCTATGTCAAGAGTGAGGTAAAAGTATGGACAAAGGGTAATCATAGGCTGAACGAAAAATATCCAACTTCTAGGCGCATTAAACCTGCTCCTACAGAAGATTTAAATGTGTTTTGGTAGTTGGACTATGAAGATGCTACCTTTACCCAGTTGTGACGACACCTCAATCTTCCCATCGTGCGCTTCTACAATTCGGCGCGATAGGTGCAGACCTAAACCACTACCTGACCGTTTATTTCTCCCTTGACGAAACCGCTCGAAAATGGTTACTTGGTCTTCAGGAGCAATCCCATATCCAGTATCTTCAACTTCAATTGTGAGCCAATCGTGATTTGTAGAATTAACTGGTTGTTCAGAAATGCGAATTTCTACGCCTCCGGTATCTGTAAACTTGATAGCATTGCCGATCAAATTATGCAAAACTCGTCGCAATTCCAAGCAATCTCCCATGACTACACCAGCTTTTTCTCCCAGTTTGTCTAACTCATGAGCTTCTAGTTTGAGAATCAAGCTTTTCTCAGTGGCTAAAGGATAGAGTTCACTTACCACTTCTTCGGCTATTTCGCGTAGATTACAGGGTTCCCAATTCAGAGTTTTTTTACCTGCTTCAAAGCGATAGACTTCTAACAGTGTGTTCACCATTTGCATCAAATTTTTGTTACTGCGAATCATGACGCTGATCGCTTGTTTCATTTCGGGGGAAATTTTGCAGAAAGTTTCTTCCTCAAACAAATTCAGCATCCGATCCGCTGCTACCAGGGGAGTTCGCAAATCATGAGTCAGACGGGAAACAAAGTCTTCTCGCTGACGAGCCATTTTTTGTTGTTCATCAAGACTGTGCTTGAGACGCAACAGCGATCGCACTCTTGCTAAGAGTTCATCCGTATCAAATGGTTTGCGAATAAAATCATCAGCACCAGCATCTAAACCTTCGACCACGCTAGATTCGTGAAAAGCAGTAATCAGCAAAATGGGTATATAAGATTTAATACCCGGATGATGACGAATACGACGTGTGACTTCATAACCATCAATCCCTGGCATCATCACATCTAGTAAAATCAGATCCGGTGGAGATTTTTCAACTTGCTGTAAGGCGGACAACCCATTGGTGACTAACTCAATTTGATACCCCTCACTCTCTAAAATTGTTTGCACCAAAATGAGATTATCTCTAGTATCATCAACAGCCAAAATTCGGTCAATCTTAGATTTTTCGATAACAGACATGACAGTTAAACTCTTTTGCAATTAATCTAAAGCTTTAAGTTAGCAGAACCCATTGATGTTTTGCTGGATGAAGAATGAGGCTGATGAGGATTTTGCACAGCACAAAAAATCTGACCTCCATCCAAATTTACAGATGGAACATCGAAGGCTACAGACGATAATTTGATTTGACGTGGGAATTCTATCTTAAACATTGAACCAACCCCCGATTCACTTTCAACGATAATTTTGCCGCCCATGATTCGCACTAGTGAATCTATAATTGCTAAACCCAGACCTGTCCCTGGGTATTTGCGGCTGATACTCTGATCTACTTGTCTAAAAGCTTCAAAAATATGTTTAAAATCTCTAGGAGCTATACCAATACCAGTATCCCGAACACTAATCACCACTTGATTATAGGGAAGTTCCTTCACCTCAATCCAAATACTACCAGACTCTGTAAATTTAATTGCGTTTGAGAGCAGGTTAATTAAAATCTGCCGCACACGAACTGAATCATTAAATACCCACGGGTTAGATAAATCCATTTGAACCAGTAATGATAGCTTTTTCGCATCAACCAGAGAACGTATTTCTGCAACAGTAGAGTTGATAACCTTTGATAAATCAAATAATTCTGGTTTTAACTCTAATCGTCCTCCCTCCAGTTTGGAAAAATCGAGAATCTCATTCAACAGCATTAATAAATGCTTGCCATTGTTGAGAATACGTTCTACCATATCTGCTTGTTGAAACGTCAAATTACCAAACTTGGGACGTAACAAAATTTGAGAGAACCCAATGATCGCATTCATTGGAGTTCTTAATTCGTGGGAGATGCTGGCCAAAAACTGTGATTTTAGTCGCGATGCTTCCCATAACTTTAAGTTTTGCAACTGAATTTGTTGTCTTTGTTTTTCGAGTTCTTGGTTCTGAATAAACAGTTGCTCGTTACTTTCTCTCAGATGTTGGATTGCTAAAGCTGCTTCCATTTCTGCTCGATGCACTCGAATTGCATTTCGCAAAACCTGTGCTAATCTTTCTGAAGATACCCAAGATTTACAAAGATAATCTGTAGCACCAGCTTTCATCAACTCGACAGCAATTTCTTCATCTCCGTGATCAGTCAGAACCACTAAAGGAACTTTGATTTGCAAAGAGCGTAGTTTGTGGATCAGCGTCAAGCAATCCTGATCTGGTAAGCGATAGTCGAGAAAAACGCAGTCATAGGTAGTATGCTCAAAAGCAGAGAGCGCATCATTAGAGTTAGCTACCTCAAACAGTTGCATCCGCACTCCTGCTGTAGTCAAAGCACGACGCACAGTTATGCGGTCAACTTCATCATCGTCTACAACCAAAATTTTCAGCGTCTGTTCCATCGGCTTTTATTTTCGCTGTCAAATACAGGTTGATGTATAACATTAGTATTGTCCTACTATCCAACTAAAGAATTTAAGATTTGAGATTGGATAATACCAGCTGGGAACTTCTCGCTAAAATACTGACTTTGCCAACTTTCAATCCAAAATTCGGATAGCTAAAACCCCGATATTGTTTGGTTAAATCAGGCATTTTGCCGAGGATATCACCTTTCTTTCTTAAAAACTGCCAATTACAGCAGTTTTGCTCTATTGAAACCACATCTCTGGTAAAACTCCAAGGACTTGCGTCCTTAGCGCGTGGTCTATGTACCTGAAAATCCCTTTGCTTTTGTGCGGGCATTCAGGTCATAATCACAAGCACAGGAGTTATTCTTAATTGCCGTTCATTGTCCTCCCACCGTAGGATCTTGATCAGTCTTGGCGAAATTTCCTGGATTTAATTCTAGTATCAGAAGGCAGAACGCTATAATGATGTTAAAATATGCTTGGTGCATGATCTAACTATCTGGTTATTTCTGCCGCAGTCCACTAGCAGATGACGGCGATGCTGTTATTCAGCAGCACCAACAACTCCACCTCACAAAACCACAATCATCAAATTGGAAAAACAGACGGAGGTTTTATAAGGTAAAATAAAATACTTTATCGACCTCAACACAATTGTAAATTAGCGCTTTGGTCTCTGTCCTCAGCCATTAGTCAGAGTTGCAGACAAACATTGTTTACCATAGAGTCAAGCAATTTTACTCATAAAATCGTTTAGACCAAATTAAAGCGAAAATACTACCGACGCCTAGCTGAAAAATAGTGTTGAGTGCCGACTGGTGAGTAGGGAGTATACAGAAGCAAGACTTTATTGTGAGGTTTAACACCAATCAGTCTCCCAGAAGGGACAACCAATCACAGAAAGTCGGCTTGTAGCCCACTCATAATAGAATACTGCTGGCAAATAGGGAGGTATAACCAATACAATCGGGTTTACCGTAAATTCGCCCGGAGTATGTTAAATAGGGGTGGCATGAGTTGAACTGACTGCTGGTGAGTCTACCAATGTCTAAATCTCTAGGAATACTATCTGACGCCATTAATCCTATAAATACCACATTTTGGTTAAAAATTGAAGGATTGGGTGATTGACTTTCTCCTATTGTGGTTGCCGTTTTTCCTAGTTTGTCCATTTTTATAAGCCGATTGCAAAGCTTGAACAGAGATCCTATTAAATAGTAATGATTGATAACTCATTAATAGAGGCTTAAGCAGTGCAAAAAGAAAATCTTTCTCATTATTTCACTTTTTTTAGTCAAATTTCCATATATCTTCAGCTAGATTTTTACCTCAAGCTAACAGGTAAAAAAATAACTTTATTATTTCTATCGGTGGATGCAGGGTGAACAAAGCATCATCTACCCTGGGATGGGAGAAGCAGTGAAAATAGCTGACATATATAGTAGTGCTAAATGATTTGTCAAATTTCGTATAGAGGCGGTTGACGGTTGACAGTCAACGGTAAACTGTTAAGAGTCAACAGCCACCACTGATATTTTTCACAATCTAATTGAAATTGCTATGTGTGGATGCTTATAGGAATCATATTTGATTTCTGAAAAAATCTCAGTAGGTAGGGCTATGCCTTACACATCCAGGTTTTACTTGGCATAGCCTAGCCTACATATATTTCCCAAATCAAATATTAGTCCTATATAAGAGGCAATCGGAAAATAGTGAGTGTAGCAATGAGTGAAATCAGCATTATCTTAATAGAAGATCATGACCTAACGCGGATGGGACTACGAGCTGCATTACAATCGCACAGTGCGTTGAGAGTGATTGGGGAAGCGGGAAACGCCACCCAGGGACTAAAACTCTTGGAGACAGCAAAGCCAGATGTAGCTGTTGTGGATATTGGCTTACCTGACATGGATGGGATTGAACTCACCCGGAAGTTTAAACGGTTTCAAGCAGAAACAGGGAATTCAAACACAAAAATTCTCATTCTGACAATGGATCACACAGAGGATGCCGTACTAGCTGCTTTTGCGGCGGGGGCAGACTCTTATTATATGAAAGAAACCAGCATTAATAAATTAACCGAGGCCATACAAGCAACTTACAACGGCAACTCTTGGATTGATCCAGCGATCGCCAATGTGGTATTAAGAAAGATGCGGCAAGGTTTGCCAGGGGAAACCCAATCATCTGATAAGCCTAAGACCGTGAAAATTGAAGCCCTGGCGACAGAATACGAGCAAGTTTTAGAAACCTACCCACTAACTCAACGAGAATTAGAAATTTTAGAGTTGATTGTCTCTGGGTGTAGCAACGGGCAGATTGCAGAGAAACTATATATTACAGTTGGGACAGTGAAAACCCATGTTCGCAATATCCTAAATAAACTCTGTGCTGATGATCGTACCCAAGCTGCAGTTCGTGCTTTGCGTTCCGGGTTAGTCGGCTAATCTTTCCTGCAAACAATTGGCAATCCGTCGAGCCGCACCTGGTTGACCCATGCGTTGTAGACCATTATCAGCAATTAATTGCAAACTGTCAGGATTGTTAAATAAAGATTGTACCACTTTAGCAACTTTTGATGGTTGGTCTACTAAAATTAAAGATGTTCCTAAAAGGCGGCTTTGAGCTTCTGCAAAAGCCGGGTTATATTGGGGACCCTCACCAGGAATCGCGATCGCCGGTTTGCCTAAACCTACAAATTGTTCGGTAGCTGTCCCCGCCATTGCGATCGCCAAATCTCCCAAATGTAAGCAGTCATTATAAGCTTGTTGAGTTAACAATAAATAAGCATTTTTTTGTTTAAATGTCAATACATTAGCATCATTAACTTGGATGGGAGATTCCGAATGAGGACGCCAGCCAAGAGATTTGAGAGTTTGTCCGAGAATATCACAGTCTAAACCCGGAGCGATCGCCCCTAAAAACACCACAGATCCCGAAGTGTGGAAAATAGAATCTCGTTCGCGAAAACTAGCCATCAATGCAGATACAGCCACCATCATCACTTCCCAGTTTTTGTAAGCCTCTGGGGGACGAGAACCAGGAAGCAGAGTGATCACCAACGGACGAGAAATTTCTTGCTGCTGGACATCCGCACTATAAAACCGCTGACGAGGAAACGACGCCTCCAGACCATCCATCATCGGATTCCCCAAATCAAAAGCGGGAATTGGCCATTTTTTTAAGATTTGCGTCGTCAACGAGTCCCTAGGGAACACCGCCTGACAACGGCGACGACTCATCAACCAACGTTCCCAAGGATGGTAAATCGAACCTGAAAAATTTTCCCAACTAGCACCTTTAGTTTTGCGTGGTAATAAACCAGCTTCATCGCGGACATAATATTCTGATTTTGCCGTACCCACAAAAGCATAGCTAGCACCACTAAAACTGGCAAACAACAGCGGGACAATATCTCCCACAGCTAAGATACCCGTCTTGTTGCCTAATTGTTTTTGAGAATTTACCCAACGGCGTACAGCTTTAATTTGGTTGAGAGTAAGTTGCAATAAACCACCACGGACATCCTTAACCAATTGACGCCCATCCATATATATAAAGCCGCCAGAAGGCATAGTGCGTACCGAACCAATCAGGGGTATATCCATCTGTTGGTAAGCCCGTCCTTCACCCACCAGAGGTAAAGCAAAGATATCTGGTGGGTTTGCTTGCTGCTGCAGTTCTTGCAAAATCCGCACTGCAATCACATCCTCTCCATGACCATTGCTTAAAACCAGTAACTGCAACCGCGAAGTTGTCGTTTGCGGATGAGAAGCTAGAGATAACCGAGATACATCACTCATAAACGAAGATGGGGATTGGGGGATGGGGATTGGGACTTACAAGTGGCTTCTGGTGCTGAAACCGTAATTGCTAAACAATTTTCGCAAAATCCTGCGGTTGTGCCTAGAGGTGTTAATAACAATTAGGACTCAGAAGCTATTTCACCATGTCCCAATCCCCAATAGTAAGGAGTAATGAGTAATGAGTAATGAGTAAGGAGTAATGAGTAATGAGTAATGAGTAATGAGTAATGAGTAATGAGTAAATTAATCCAATCCCCAATCCCCAATCCCCAATCCCCAATCCCCAATCCCCAATCCCCAATCCCCAATCCCCAATCCCCAATCCCCATTCGGCGTAATGTATTATGAAAAAGACACAATCGTTGAGATAATGGGGAGGTTTTTCCCAATTAGGGAGAGCCAATTTCTTTGAAAGTCCCTTAAGACTCAGGACTCAGGACTCAGGACTCAGGACTCAGGACTCAGGACTCTCTATGTTAACAGGTACAACTTTGCAGGCTGGAAAATATACCCTCAACCAGGAAATCGGACAGGGTGGCTTTGGGATTACTTTCAAAGCCACTCATCACTACTTAGGTCATGAAGTAGTGATTAAGACTATTAATGAACGGTTGCGACAACATCCTGATTATGCTAAATTCGAGCGCCAATTCCAAGATGAAGCTAGACGATTAGCTACTTGTATCCATCCTCATATTGTTCGAGTCAGCGACTTTTTTGTCGAAGCTGGACTACCTTATATGGTGATGGAATATATTCCTGGACAAACGTTAGGTGAGGCTTTTGTCTTATCAGGAATACCTTTGCCAGAAGCCACGGCTATTCATTTTATCCGCCAAATTGGGGCAGCATTGCAGGTGGTACACAACAACGGGTTGCTACACCGAGATGTCAAACCTGATAATATCATTCTCCGTCAAGGAACCCAGGAGGTGATACTGATTGATTTTGGCATCGCCAGGGAATTTAATAGCGGTGTAAGACAGACGCACACGGGTATGGTTTCTGAGGGATATTCCCCCATTGAACAATATCTTAGCCAAGCAACGCGCACCCCAGCAACAGATGTTTATGGTTTAGCAGCAACGTTGTATGCGTTGTTAACAGCACAAGTTCCCTTACCCGCATTGCTACGCGATCACGAAAAAATGCCGTCTCCCCGTGAACTCCAACCCCACCTCAGTGCTGCGGTAAATCAGGCGATTATGCGGGGGATGGCGGTGGAATCTCGCTTTCGTCCGGGGACAGTTGCAGAGTGGCTGAAGCTGCTACCTGCAAATGCAGCGGATTTTGTCCCGCAGGCTTTACCCACAAACGCCGTCGCGACTATCGATTTATCTGTCCTCCAGCAAGAAACATTACTTGGGACCACAGCCCAAAAAAATCAGATTTCTCTACCATTAGCGATCAAGAATGTTAAATCACGGGCACTGCAACTAGCCTCTTCTAAAGTATTATTGGGCACTGGTGTAGCGATTGTAGCTGCCACCGCAGGTTTTGGCATTACTAGTATGCTTCCTAAAACCCAGCCACAGCCAGCACCACCGCCTCTTTTTTCCCAGCCAACCAAGGAGCCAACGGCGGAAATACCAGCAACAAATAATACGAGTTCATCGCCAACGAAAGAGACTCAAGCCTCTTCGGTAAATGAATTGCCACCCGTCTCTAATATTAGGCGACGCAGGCGCAATCGTCCTGTTACCCAAGAAGAAACTTCCAATAACAGTAACAGTTCTACAGAAGAATCCCGTCAACGCAACACCAGAGAACCTCAAACTGAGAACCGGGAACCAGCCTCACCTTCTCCTGAAGCTTCCCCCCCATTACCGCTAGTAGAAAAGCTCAGGGAAATTCGCTCATCTCGTGATGCTTCCCGCTCACCAGAAAACAACTCTCCTCCTGTGAGTAAAGATTCCGCCCCATCCCCATCACACAAGCAGTCAAATCCCGTAGTTGTACCAGCAGCACCAGCATCTGAGGAATCAAAACAGTCAGAACCGCCGGCTGTGGTTGTACCAACATCTGAAGACAAGCCAAATTCATCTGATGACAGTCCATCCCAAAAGGATGAAAAGCCCCAAGAAAAGCCACAAACTGATAACCAGTAGCGCGTTGACATACTCCCCGGCGTGAACGCACGGGGATTCTAATTCATGGTTCACAGAAATCCGCTTGCTATATCAAGTTTCCCATCAATAGTATTGGCAGTCTTCTCCCCATGCTTTTCATCTGGCGATGCAGATTCCCAATGCCCTTGGGTACTGTTATTTTGCCACTCAACTCCTAATATCTTCATTCCTTTTTTGAGGATATTAATTGCCGCGTTCGTATCACGGCATATTTCAACCCCACAGTTATAACATGAATGAGTTCGGGTGCTGAGTGACTTTTTCACCCTATGTCCACAATTAGAGCAATCTTGGGAGGTGTAAGCGGGCGTTACTGCTACCACTGCCTTATCCCAGATTTTTCCGTAGTAGTCTAGCCATTGAGTGAACTGATACCAACTAGCGTCAGAAATCGATTTAGCCAAATGATGATTTTTGACCATGTTCGCAATCTTCAAATCTAGCCTTCGGCAACGGCTTCGCCGAACATATACGACGACATCGTTAGATGTCACTACGCATCGAGCTTGCTTTATAGCCCAATCTTTACGCTGTCTTTGGATTTTTAGATGAACTCTACCTAATCGTTTCCGCGACTTGTGATAATTAATTGACTGAGGTTTTTTACCTTTAACAAACTTTTTACTCAACCGTTTCTGAGCTTTGGCTTGTCTACGCTCAGACTTTCTCAAGAATTGGGGATAAATTACAGCATTATCATTTTGGTCTTTAGTGAAATATTTTAACCCTAAATCTAACCCAACGACATTGCCAGTGAATTCTCCAACTTCTTTACGGTCAGCGTCAAAACAGAATTGGGCATAATACCCATCCGCTCTTCTGATTACCCGGACACGATTAATTTTAAGTCTATGAAGGTCTTCTCGCGTGGATGAATTGCAGAATACAGATAAAGACCCAACTTTAAAGCCATCCGTGAAAGTAATAATCTTGCAATCATCAGATAGTTTCCAGCCTGATACTTTATATTCTACAGAGCGACAATGCTTTTTAAACGTGGGATAACCTTTCTTCTTCTCCTGCTTTTTACAACGTTTATAGAAACTTGAGATAGCAGCCCAAGCTCTTTCGGCACTGGCTTGACGCGCTGCGGAGTTTAACTTTAAAGCAAAGTCAAATTCAAGTGCTAAATCCTT
The Gloeotrichia echinulata CP02 DNA segment above includes these coding regions:
- a CDS encoding response regulator, producing the protein MYLAHSFISDDKKHHSQQPLILAVEDHDDSLLLISYALESLGCRFICQTDSATTLLVAKEHQPDLIMLDIFLPGLSGIEVVYYLKQDPLTSHIPVVAVTALATREDRESLLKAGFNDYISKPYMIEDLETVIRRHLYSKLEPQPALELCQE
- a CDS encoding protein kinase — its product is MLTGTTLQAGKYTLNQEIGQGGFGITFKATHHYLGHEVVIKTINERLRQHPDYAKFERQFQDEARRLATCIHPHIVRVSDFFVEAGLPYMVMEYIPGQTLGEAFVLSGIPLPEATAIHFIRQIGAALQVVHNNGLLHRDVKPDNIILRQGTQEVILIDFGIAREFNSGVRQTHTGMVSEGYSPIEQYLSQATRTPATDVYGLAATLYALLTAQVPLPALLRDHEKMPSPRELQPHLSAAVNQAIMRGMAVESRFRPGTVAEWLKLLPANAADFVPQALPTNAVATIDLSVLQQETLLGTTAQKNQISLPLAIKNVKSRALQLASSKVLLGTGVAIVAATAGFGITSMLPKTQPQPAPPPLFSQPTKEPTAEIPATNNTSSSPTKETQASSVNELPPVSNIRRRRRNRPVTQEETSNNSNSSTEESRQRNTREPQTENREPASPSPEASPPLPLVEKLREIRSSRDASRSPENNSPPVSKDSAPSPSHKQSNPVVVPAAPASEESKQSEPPAVVVPTSEDKPNSSDDSPSQKDEKPQEKPQTDNQ
- a CDS encoding hybrid sensor histidine kinase/response regulator gives rise to the protein MSVIEKSKIDRILAVDDTRDNLILVQTILESEGYQIELVTNGLSALQQVEKSPPDLILLDVMMPGIDGYEVTRRIRHHPGIKSYIPILLITAFHESSVVEGLDAGADDFIRKPFDTDELLARVRSLLRLKHSLDEQQKMARQREDFVSRLTHDLRTPLVAADRMLNLFEEETFCKISPEMKQAISVMIRSNKNLMQMVNTLLEVYRFEAGKKTLNWEPCNLREIAEEVVSELYPLATEKSLILKLEAHELDKLGEKAGVVMGDCLELRRVLHNLIGNAIKFTDTGGVEIRISEQPVNSTNHDWLTIEVEDTGYGIAPEDQVTIFERFRQGRNKRSGSGLGLHLSRRIVEAHDGKIEVSSQLGKGSIFIVQLPKHI
- a CDS encoding response regulator transcription factor, coding for MSEISIILIEDHDLTRMGLRAALQSHSALRVIGEAGNATQGLKLLETAKPDVAVVDIGLPDMDGIELTRKFKRFQAETGNSNTKILILTMDHTEDAVLAAFAAGADSYYMKETSINKLTEAIQATYNGNSWIDPAIANVVLRKMRQGLPGETQSSDKPKTVKIEALATEYEQVLETYPLTQRELEILELIVSGCSNGQIAEKLYITVGTVKTHVRNILNKLCADDRTQAAVRALRSGLVG
- a CDS encoding ATP-binding protein: MEQTLKILVVDDDEVDRITVRRALTTAGVRMQLFEVANSNDALSAFEHTTYDCVFLDYRLPDQDCLTLIHKLRSLQIKVPLVVLTDHGDEEIAVELMKAGATDYLCKSWVSSERLAQVLRNAIRVHRAEMEAALAIQHLRESNEQLFIQNQELEKQRQQIQLQNLKLWEASRLKSQFLASISHELRTPMNAIIGFSQILLRPKFGNLTFQQADMVERILNNGKHLLMLLNEILDFSKLEGGRLELKPELFDLSKVINSTVAEIRSLVDAKKLSLLVQMDLSNPWVFNDSVRVRQILINLLSNAIKFTESGSIWIEVKELPYNQVVISVRDTGIGIAPRDFKHIFEAFRQVDQSISRKYPGTGLGLAIIDSLVRIMGGKIIVESESGVGSMFKIEFPRQIKLSSVAFDVPSVNLDGGQIFCAVQNPHQPHSSSSKTSMGSANLKL
- a CDS encoding lipid-A-disaccharide synthase-related protein encodes the protein MSDVSRLSLASHPQTTTSRLQLLVLSNGHGEDVIAVRILQELQQQANPPDIFALPLVGEGRAYQQMDIPLIGSVRTMPSGGFIYMDGRQLVKDVRGGLLQLTLNQIKAVRRWVNSQKQLGNKTGILAVGDIVPLLFASFSGASYAFVGTAKSEYYVRDEAGLLPRKTKGASWENFSGSIYHPWERWLMSRRRCQAVFPRDSLTTQILKKWPIPAFDLGNPMMDGLEASFPRQRFYSADVQQQEISRPLVITLLPGSRPPEAYKNWEVMMVAVSALMASFRERDSIFHTSGSVVFLGAIAPGLDCDILGQTLKSLGWRPHSESPIQVNDANVLTFKQKNAYLLLTQQAYNDCLHLGDLAIAMAGTATEQFVGLGKPAIAIPGEGPQYNPAFAEAQSRLLGTSLILVDQPSKVAKVVQSLFNNPDSLQLIADNGLQRMGQPGAARRIANCLQERLAD
- a CDS encoding transposase, which encodes MIVRETKLLNGTLEQYQALDDAIRTAQFIRNKALRYWMDNQGVVKADLYKLCKDLALEFDFALKLNSAARQASAERAWAAISSFYKRCKKQEKKKGYPTFKKHCRSVEYKVSGWKLSDDCKIITFTDGFKVGSLSVFCNSSTREDLHRLKINRVRVIRRADGYYAQFCFDADRKEVGEFTGNVVGLDLGLKYFTKDQNDNAVIYPQFLRKSERRQAKAQKRLSKKFVKGKKPQSINYHKSRKRLGRVHLKIQRQRKDWAIKQARCVVTSNDVVVYVRRSRCRRLDLKIANMVKNHHLAKSISDASWYQFTQWLDYYGKIWDKAVVAVTPAYTSQDCSNCGHRVKKSLSTRTHSCYNCGVEICRDTNAAINILKKGMKILGVEWQNNSTQGHWESASPDEKHGEKTANTIDGKLDIASGFL